One Leptospira bourretii DNA segment encodes these proteins:
- a CDS encoding nucleoside-diphosphate kinase, producing MERTFIMLKPDAVKNKHIGDILQRIEKEGFKILGMKFLKLSLEDAKQFYAVHAARPFYNDLCTYMASGPIVACALERDNAVTHWRDVIGATDPKEAKAGTIRALFAESKEANAVHGSDSVANALQEIAFFFKGYELN from the coding sequence ATGGAAAGAACTTTTATCATGCTTAAACCCGATGCTGTGAAAAACAAACACATCGGTGACATCCTTCAAAGAATTGAAAAAGAAGGATTTAAAATCCTAGGAATGAAATTCCTAAAACTCAGCCTCGAAGACGCAAAACAATTTTACGCAGTTCATGCAGCTCGTCCATTTTACAATGACCTTTGCACTTACATGGCTTCTGGCCCAATCGTTGCTTGTGCTCTTGAAAGAGACAATGCGGTAACACATTGGAGAGATGTGATAGGTGCCACTGATCCTAAAGAAGCAAAAGCGGGAACTATCCGTGCACTCTTTGCAGAAAGCAAAGAAGCAAATGCGGTTCACGGTTCTGACTCTGTGGCAAACGCACTTCAAGAAATTGCGTTTTTCTTCAAAGGGTATGAACTTAACTAA
- a CDS encoding cation:proton antiporter yields MKTRSSFFYGFTILLFGSLGYFLLQAGTLLEAAKNIVIVTNEHLDTENFFNRFHHPLALLFLQIIIVCGAARFVGYVFSRKLKQPSVMGEIVAGILLGPSLLGYYFPETMGFLFPPSSLPTLGTLSQIGLVLFMFIIGMELDISVLKNKAHSAVVISHASIIFPFFLGMILAYYFYTDYAPENVGFLSFSLFMGIAMSITAFPVLARILQERNLTRTPLGAMVLTCAAADDITAWILLAIIVTISKAGNLNTALFTIGLSFAYILTMIYLVAPFLKRLGSIYISRENLTRTAVALILMILFLSSLATEVIGIHALFGAFLAGVIMPAEGNLKKLIAEKIEDIAVILFLPIFFVITGLRTEIGLLNGSHLWMVFGLVILVAVVGKFVGSAFAAKVSGSNWEDALSIGALMNTRGLMELVVLNIGYDLGILSPEIFAVFVLMALVTTLSTGPLLDGIQKFYSKSEKRVPTEKPVDRKLRVLVAFAQEKMGKSLVRFAYSLSGNQKKNLEITALHISPNDSLSNEEIRRYRDASFESIRQTGAQMGLQVQTEYRITDNVTYEIVNFAKIKHTDILLIGAAKPLFSRSYTGGKIKGILNYCPATVGVLIDNGLESVEKVAILYKGEKDPILGFAQKLTSLKGMKSNKIKVEDLVQPETDLNPYPIALNKITGYSLILIDLNVWEEMGFEKMDLLPTSFLLVRFLST; encoded by the coding sequence ATGAAAACACGTTCTTCTTTTTTTTATGGATTCACCATACTACTGTTTGGTTCCCTTGGATACTTTCTTTTACAAGCAGGAACTCTTCTTGAAGCAGCAAAAAACATTGTCATTGTTACCAATGAACATTTGGATACGGAAAATTTTTTCAATCGTTTCCATCATCCATTAGCACTTCTATTCTTACAAATCATCATCGTCTGTGGTGCTGCAAGATTTGTAGGATATGTATTTTCAAGAAAACTGAAACAACCTTCCGTCATGGGAGAGATTGTAGCCGGGATTTTACTTGGGCCATCACTTCTTGGTTACTACTTCCCAGAAACGATGGGATTTTTGTTTCCACCATCAAGCCTCCCCACTCTTGGAACCCTCAGTCAAATTGGTTTGGTGCTTTTTATGTTCATCATTGGGATGGAACTTGATATCTCCGTTCTTAAAAACAAAGCCCATTCCGCTGTTGTGATTAGCCATGCCAGTATCATCTTCCCTTTCTTTTTGGGGATGATTTTGGCTTATTATTTTTATACAGATTATGCACCTGAGAATGTAGGATTTTTGTCCTTCTCACTTTTTATGGGAATTGCAATGAGTATCACTGCCTTTCCAGTGCTCGCAAGGATCCTCCAAGAAAGAAATCTCACAAGGACACCTCTTGGAGCGATGGTTCTCACTTGTGCAGCTGCAGATGACATCACTGCTTGGATCTTACTTGCGATCATAGTCACCATCTCCAAAGCCGGAAATCTCAACACGGCACTTTTTACCATTGGATTGTCTTTTGCTTATATCCTAACAATGATTTATCTAGTGGCACCTTTCCTCAAACGATTGGGTTCCATTTATATTTCCAGGGAAAACTTAACAAGAACCGCAGTGGCTCTTATTTTGATGATTTTATTTTTGTCCTCTCTGGCGACAGAAGTCATAGGAATCCATGCACTATTTGGTGCCTTCCTTGCTGGTGTGATTATGCCAGCGGAGGGAAATCTTAAAAAACTCATCGCAGAAAAGATAGAAGACATCGCTGTTATTTTATTTCTCCCCATTTTCTTTGTGATCACAGGCCTTAGAACAGAAATTGGCCTACTCAATGGTTCTCACCTTTGGATGGTATTTGGTCTTGTCATCCTTGTGGCTGTGGTGGGTAAATTTGTGGGAAGTGCCTTTGCTGCCAAAGTTTCAGGTTCGAATTGGGAAGATGCCCTCTCCATCGGAGCCCTTATGAACACGAGAGGACTCATGGAACTTGTGGTCCTCAATATTGGATATGATCTTGGAATTTTAAGTCCTGAAATCTTTGCGGTTTTTGTGTTAATGGCTCTTGTCACCACCCTTTCCACAGGACCTTTACTCGATGGAATCCAAAAGTTTTACTCTAAATCAGAAAAACGAGTTCCTACTGAAAAACCTGTGGATCGCAAATTACGAGTGTTAGTGGCCTTTGCCCAAGAAAAAATGGGAAAAAGTCTAGTTCGATTTGCTTATTCCCTTTCCGGTAACCAAAAGAAAAATTTGGAAATCACTGCTTTACACATTTCGCCAAATGACTCTTTGTCTAATGAAGAAATTCGTCGTTACCGTGATGCCAGTTTTGAATCCATTCGCCAAACAGGCGCACAAATGGGTCTCCAAGTCCAAACAGAATATCGCATCACTGACAATGTCACTTATGAAATTGTCAATTTTGCCAAAATCAAACATACAGACATTTTACTCATTGGTGCTGCCAAACCCCTGTTTTCTCGCAGTTATACAGGTGGAAAAATCAAAGGAATTCTCAACTATTGCCCTGCAACGGTTGGAGTGCTCATTGATAATGGCCTGGAATCAGTGGAAAAAGTAGCCATCCTTTACAAAGGGGAAAAGGATCCCATCCTTGGATTTGCCCAGAAGCTAACATCCCTCAAGGGGATGAAGTCGAACAAAATCAAGGTGGAAGACCTAGTACAACCCGAAACAGATCTAAATCCCTATCCGATCGCCTTAAATAAAATCACCGGGTATTCATTGATTCTCATCGATCTAAATGTTTGGGAAGAAATGGGATTTGAGAAAATGGATCTTCTTCCAACTTCATTTCTTTTGGTTCGTTTTTTAAGCACCTAA